Proteins encoded by one window of Paenibacillus sp. DCT19:
- a CDS encoding cold-shock protein has product MQTGTVKWFNAEKGFGFIETEEGTDVFVHFSAIQADGYKSLDEGQRVQFEVTQGNRGPQAENVTKL; this is encoded by the coding sequence ATGCAAACAGGTACAGTTAAATGGTTCAATGCGGAAAAAGGATTTGGCTTTATTGAAACTGAAGAAGGAACAGACGTATTCGTTCATTTCAGTGCAATTCAAGCTGACGGTTACAAATCATTGGATGAAGGGCAACGCGTCCAATTCGAAGTAACTCAAGGTAATCGTGGACCACAAGCTGAGAACGTTACTAAACTTTAA
- a CDS encoding response regulator → MYRVLLVDDEEDVREGLVVEVDWEALDLRIVGLAENGREALEMAERVEPDIVVTDISMPFMDGLELARRLRERNPLVKVVILTGYDEFDYARQAVSISVDEYLLKPFSAGHLMELLTRLRAQMAAEVAEREDVQHLREHYYTSLPLLQADLLATLLHRQKSPVYIHGKAKQCGLNFDGQRYGVSVLALHMDGDRRGMGQSWGESSDAELKQFAALNIAQEIWGEHSAGHAFIHQETVVLLFVDRWDGADGEKRQQMALQSVLRSINHYLRIPATVGSGALVSTITEVKHAYEDALLALDYRLVPGTDSLIYIADVERQAAGKLRFDELKQQTLTRCLKAGTEAELVEALEIIFREITVEHGRSDIQLYLIEVLTAVWKAAQASGESMEDIFGAGFQLYAELFRLPGLTEAQGKVKEVCMLVQQRIASGRQHVYKDIVEQALAYTKEHYADPELSIQKVCGHLHISSGYFCGIFKKEVQLTFLQYVMQIRMEAAKEMLRGSELKAFQIAERVGFAEPNYFSFCFKKHTGISPKEYRKQTALQIREGSPQ, encoded by the coding sequence GTGTATCGGGTATTGCTGGTGGATGATGAAGAGGACGTACGCGAAGGATTAGTGGTCGAAGTGGATTGGGAAGCGCTCGATCTGCGCATTGTTGGTTTGGCTGAGAATGGACGAGAAGCGCTGGAGATGGCGGAACGGGTAGAACCGGATATTGTGGTCACGGATATCAGTATGCCATTTATGGATGGGCTTGAGCTTGCACGAAGGTTGCGGGAGCGTAATCCGCTGGTGAAAGTCGTTATTTTGACCGGATACGATGAATTCGATTATGCCAGGCAGGCGGTCTCCATCAGTGTGGATGAATATTTGCTGAAGCCTTTCTCAGCTGGGCACCTTATGGAGCTGTTAACTCGGTTGCGTGCACAAATGGCTGCTGAGGTGGCTGAACGTGAGGATGTGCAGCATCTGCGGGAGCATTATTATACAAGCTTACCTTTACTACAAGCAGATCTGTTGGCAACCCTGCTTCACCGTCAGAAGTCTCCCGTCTATATTCATGGAAAAGCGAAGCAGTGCGGTTTGAACTTCGATGGACAGCGATACGGTGTGTCTGTGCTTGCACTGCATATGGACGGAGATCGCAGAGGCATGGGGCAGTCTTGGGGCGAATCGAGCGATGCGGAATTGAAGCAATTCGCTGCATTGAATATTGCGCAGGAGATATGGGGAGAGCACAGTGCAGGTCATGCATTTATTCATCAGGAAACGGTTGTACTGCTGTTCGTGGATCGCTGGGATGGAGCGGATGGGGAGAAACGACAACAGATGGCACTTCAGAGTGTGCTGCGGAGCATTAACCATTATCTGCGCATTCCTGCCACAGTTGGCTCAGGTGCATTGGTGAGCACCATTACCGAGGTGAAGCATGCCTATGAGGATGCACTGCTTGCCCTCGATTATCGGCTTGTACCCGGCACGGATTCATTGATATATATTGCCGATGTGGAACGTCAGGCGGCTGGTAAACTGCGCTTTGATGAGTTGAAACAGCAGACGTTGACACGCTGCCTCAAGGCAGGAACTGAAGCAGAACTGGTCGAGGCATTGGAGATCATTTTCCGGGAAATTACGGTGGAGCATGGGCGAAGTGACATCCAATTGTACCTGATCGAGGTGCTGACTGCGGTCTGGAAGGCCGCACAGGCATCCGGGGAGTCGATGGAGGATATCTTCGGAGCAGGCTTTCAGCTATATGCGGAACTGTTCCGACTACCGGGTTTAACTGAGGCGCAGGGCAAAGTTAAAGAAGTCTGTATGCTAGTACAGCAGCGTATTGCGAGTGGTCGGCAGCATGTGTACAAAGATATCGTCGAACAGGCACTAGCCTATACGAAGGAGCATTACGCTGATCCAGAACTGTCGATCCAAAAGGTGTGTGGGCATCTGCACATTAGCTCGGGATATTTTTGCGGTATTTTCAAAAAGGAAGTACAGCTTACATTTCTTCAATATGTGATGCAGATTCGTATGGAAGCCGCAAAGGAAATGCTGCGCGGCTCCGAACTGAAGGCGTTCCAGATTGCGGAGCGGGTTGGATTTGCTGAACCTAATTATTTCAGCTTTTGTTTTAAGAAACATACGGGGATCTCGCCGAAAGAATATCGCAAACAGACGGCACTTCAGATTCGGGAGGGATCGCCGCAATGA
- a CDS encoding sensor histidine kinase — MRFFTGWISGLTGWCKNRLRSSKVSSIRFIITWSFSVFIVLVLTIMAMLLHDKFSQAAERSAELTTRQIVDQVSYSLEDYVRSMSHLYRAIEEHMLRDGTWEGDQVDKQLDTLLSSREDIISITLLDAEGHLLKNRPSARLKPSAHVTQQGWFQSALRVPDHLSFSLPHIQNMYDGPYKWVVSMSKGITVRQNGQDRQVILLVDINFKQMDELSRRVSLGQRGYVYIIDESAGNIVYHPQQQLMYMGLKRENIEQALVATGSYEDESEGQKRLNTVKSVANIGWKIVGVAYLDEMLTTRQEVNGYLIRVLIVVLVLVIIVSLILSSSLTRPIRRMERKMKAVERGDFSVELPIEGPLEVERLSRRFNLMVNKIRALMNEIIHEQEQKRRYELEALQAQINPHFLYNTLNSVVRMVGMSRNEEVVTMITSLSRLFRISLSQGKTIITVREELEHAHHYLTIQQMRFKHKFRFNMEADEETLDCLTLKLVLQPLIENAIVHGIEYDMDEGRSRSGCIKKKPISYCVLRTTA; from the coding sequence ATGAGGTTCTTCACCGGCTGGATTAGCGGGCTCACGGGCTGGTGTAAGAATCGGCTCCGTTCATCTAAAGTCAGCAGTATCCGGTTTATCATCACATGGTCATTTTCCGTCTTTATCGTTCTTGTACTCACCATAATGGCGATGCTCCTGCATGATAAATTCTCTCAAGCTGCGGAGCGGAGTGCAGAGCTGACAACCAGGCAAATTGTAGATCAGGTCAGCTACAGTCTGGAGGATTATGTGCGTAGTATGTCCCATCTGTATCGGGCGATTGAGGAGCATATGCTGCGGGACGGAACGTGGGAAGGAGACCAGGTGGATAAGCAGCTTGATACACTGCTGAGCAGTCGAGAGGATATCATCTCGATTACATTGCTTGACGCGGAAGGACATTTACTTAAAAATAGACCGTCTGCCCGGCTCAAACCGAGTGCGCATGTCACACAACAGGGGTGGTTTCAATCCGCATTGCGGGTGCCAGATCACCTTAGTTTCTCATTGCCTCATATTCAGAATATGTATGATGGTCCCTACAAATGGGTTGTATCTATGAGCAAAGGCATTACCGTAAGGCAGAATGGTCAAGATCGGCAAGTGATTTTGCTCGTGGACATTAATTTTAAGCAAATGGATGAGCTAAGCCGCCGTGTAAGTCTCGGTCAACGTGGATATGTCTACATCATTGACGAGAGTGCTGGCAATATCGTGTATCATCCGCAGCAACAACTCATGTACATGGGGCTCAAACGTGAAAATATTGAACAGGCCTTGGTTGCTACGGGTAGTTATGAGGATGAGTCGGAAGGACAGAAACGGCTGAATACGGTGAAGTCCGTTGCCAATATCGGTTGGAAAATCGTTGGTGTCGCTTATCTGGATGAGATGTTAACCACCCGTCAAGAAGTCAACGGTTATTTGATAAGGGTGCTTATCGTTGTACTGGTGCTGGTAATTATCGTATCCCTCATTCTGTCCTCCAGCCTGACTCGTCCCATTCGCCGAATGGAACGAAAAATGAAGGCAGTGGAACGGGGCGACTTCAGCGTAGAGCTTCCCATCGAAGGGCCGCTTGAGGTGGAGCGCTTATCGCGGCGATTCAATCTCATGGTCAACAAAATTCGGGCATTGATGAATGAAATTATTCATGAGCAGGAGCAGAAGCGACGGTATGAGCTTGAGGCATTGCAGGCGCAGATTAATCCTCATTTCCTATACAACACTTTAAATTCAGTCGTGCGTATGGTGGGTATGAGCCGTAATGAAGAAGTGGTTACGATGATCACTTCACTCTCGCGTCTGTTTCGCATTAGTCTCAGCCAGGGCAAAACGATTATCACGGTTCGCGAGGAGCTGGAGCATGCACATCATTATTTGACGATCCAACAGATGCGCTTCAAGCACAAATTCAGATTCAACATGGAAGCCGATGAGGAGACGTTGGACTGCTTGACACTGAAGCTGGTATTACAGCCTTTAATTGAGAATGCAATCGTGCACGGCATTGAGTATGACATGGATGAGGGCAGATCGAGATCCGGGTGTATCAAGAAGAAGCCAATCTCGTATTGCGTATTACGGACAACGGCGTAG
- a CDS encoding sensor histidine kinase, with amino-acid sequence MRITDNGVGMTEEQVASLLNGNVIVKSGAGSGVAVRNVHDRIQLYYGDAYGLEFASELEEGTTVWIRIPIQYKRERSEGKQ; translated from the coding sequence TTGCGTATTACGGACAACGGCGTAGGCATGACGGAAGAGCAGGTAGCCAGTTTGTTAAATGGCAATGTAATCGTAAAAAGCGGAGCAGGTTCAGGTGTGGCTGTTCGCAATGTGCATGATCGAATTCAGCTCTATTATGGGGATGCTTATGGTCTGGAATTTGCAAGTGAGCTGGAGGAGGGTACGACAGTATGGATCCGTATTCCGATTCAGTACAAGCGTGAACGAAGCGAGGGGAAGCAATAG
- a CDS encoding substrate-binding domain-containing protein, whose product MNKLIKFKWAVSIPIFRSVGLSITCCTLLLCMACSIAGEPSAGISHRIALITPAGTGELAEAIRLGAEAAAKEQGADLVTVEAFGNGSVSRTRDGSGAGLLLRKNERDRQWINLPQREQAQVDAAAQALQQGATALLVDPLSEETLSNILHLAQTKSPTGNIAPVIVLNDEFPVKGITSVISMDNLEAGRKAGHAMAELLGAKGKVALLGPDLMNPGLVHREQGVKEALTEYPDMEIVPYSVCSNREVCWQVTKQVMDQSQVDGIITLQESASLGAADELNRRKRIGSIKLVGFGSEQQQLEQLQEGVIQQLIVQNGFSAGYLGVNQAVARLNSNHVEPRVTLETKLVSTDNMFWMDNQKLLFPFVQ is encoded by the coding sequence ATGAACAAGTTAATTAAGTTCAAGTGGGCTGTCTCTATCCCGATATTCCGCAGTGTAGGGCTCTCCATCACATGCTGTACCTTACTGTTATGTATGGCTTGTAGCATTGCAGGAGAGCCTTCGGCTGGCATTTCGCATCGTATCGCATTAATTACGCCAGCAGGAACGGGTGAACTGGCTGAAGCCATTCGACTAGGTGCAGAAGCTGCCGCCAAAGAACAAGGAGCTGACCTGGTTACAGTGGAGGCTTTCGGTAATGGATCTGTTTCTCGCACACGAGATGGATCTGGTGCAGGACTCCTTTTAAGAAAAAATGAAAGAGATCGACAATGGATTAATCTTCCTCAGCGTGAGCAGGCTCAGGTGGATGCGGCTGCACAGGCATTACAACAGGGGGCGACTGCTCTATTGGTTGATCCACTTAGTGAGGAGACGCTGAGTAACATCCTGCACCTGGCTCAAACGAAAAGCCCAACAGGGAACATTGCCCCTGTCATTGTTCTGAATGATGAGTTTCCTGTGAAAGGCATCACCAGTGTCATCTCCATGGATAACCTGGAAGCTGGGCGGAAAGCGGGGCATGCCATGGCAGAATTGCTCGGAGCCAAGGGAAAGGTGGCTTTACTGGGGCCTGACCTTATGAATCCAGGTTTGGTTCACCGCGAGCAGGGCGTGAAGGAAGCACTGACCGAGTATCCTGACATGGAGATTGTCCCTTATTCAGTGTGCAGTAATCGGGAGGTCTGCTGGCAAGTGACGAAGCAGGTAATGGATCAGAGCCAGGTGGACGGCATAATAACGCTTCAGGAATCTGCGTCCCTTGGGGCAGCGGACGAATTGAATCGCCGTAAGCGCATTGGAAGCATCAAACTTGTTGGATTCGGAAGTGAGCAGCAGCAACTGGAACAACTGCAAGAAGGCGTTATCCAGCAATTGATCGTGCAGAATGGATTCAGCGCAGGCTATCTAGGTGTGAATCAGGCAGTTGCACGCCTGAATAGTAACCATGTAGAGCCAAGGGTGACATTGGAAACGAAGCTGGTGAGCACAGATAATATGTTCTGGATGGATAATCAGAAGCTGCTCTTTCCTTTTGTACAATGA
- a CDS encoding galactose ABC transporter substrate-binding protein → MKKTWMTLLLTACMVAAAGCSSGGDSAGGSTGTDTGGQSTSATDTPKIGVAIYKFDDTFMTGVRNSMTAAAEGKATLDIVDSQNAQPTQNEKVDLFVSKKYNAMAVNPVDRTAAGVIIDKAKAASIPVVFLNREPVAEDMNKWDKVYYVGAKAEESGTISGQLIVDYWKAHPEADKNGDGKLQYVMLKGEPGHQDAELRTKYSVQAIQDAGIEVEALAEDTAMWDRVKGQEKMQAFLASHGDKIEAVLANNDDMALGAIEALKAAGYFKDGKTMPVVGVDATAPAIQALQDGTMLGTVLNDAKNQGAATVALATVLAKGETPTKDNTGYDITDGKYVWIAYKKITKDNIADAQ, encoded by the coding sequence ATGAAAAAAACTTGGATGACATTGCTGTTAACGGCATGTATGGTAGCTGCGGCGGGCTGTAGCAGTGGTGGAGACAGTGCGGGTGGGAGTACAGGAACGGACACGGGTGGTCAATCGACATCGGCTACGGATACCCCTAAGATCGGGGTAGCGATCTACAAATTCGATGATACATTCATGACCGGTGTACGGAATTCAATGACAGCTGCTGCTGAGGGGAAGGCGACACTGGATATTGTCGATAGCCAGAATGCACAGCCAACCCAGAACGAGAAAGTCGATCTGTTTGTATCCAAAAAGTATAATGCCATGGCGGTTAACCCGGTCGATCGAACTGCTGCGGGAGTTATTATTGACAAAGCCAAAGCGGCTAGCATCCCAGTGGTATTCCTGAACCGGGAACCCGTTGCGGAGGATATGAACAAGTGGGATAAGGTGTACTACGTAGGCGCGAAGGCTGAGGAATCCGGTACAATCTCGGGTCAACTCATCGTGGACTACTGGAAGGCTCATCCGGAGGCAGACAAGAACGGAGATGGCAAACTGCAATACGTCATGCTGAAAGGCGAGCCAGGCCATCAGGATGCGGAGCTTAGAACCAAATATTCCGTCCAAGCCATTCAAGATGCTGGAATTGAAGTGGAAGCCTTAGCAGAGGATACGGCGATGTGGGATCGGGTCAAAGGACAGGAGAAAATGCAGGCATTCCTTGCCTCCCATGGAGACAAAATCGAAGCGGTATTAGCTAATAACGATGATATGGCGCTTGGGGCGATTGAAGCGTTGAAGGCGGCTGGATATTTCAAAGACGGCAAAACGATGCCGGTGGTTGGTGTGGATGCTACAGCACCAGCGATTCAGGCGCTTCAAGATGGCACGATGCTGGGTACAGTGCTGAATGATGCCAAGAATCAGGGTGCCGCGACGGTGGCGCTGGCCACGGTTTTGGCGAAGGGAGAAACACCTACGAAGGATAACACCGGCTATGATATCACGGATGGCAAGTACGTCTGGATTGCCTACAAAAAAATTACGAAAGACAACATTGCCGACGCCCAATAA
- a CDS encoding sugar ABC transporter ATP-binding protein, with amino-acid sequence MESPYLLEMEGISKAFPGVQALSQVTLKVKPGTVHALMGENGAGKSTLMKCLFGMYRPDEGRIRIEGNEVEIPSSKAALQQGISMIHQELNPVPHRPVMENIWLGRFPMSGLFVNEKRMYSETLTLFEDLNLDIDPKVNAGTLSVSKIQSMEIAKAVSFHSKVIVMDEPTSSLTGKEVEQLFAIINELRSRGVSIIYISHKMEEILTISDEVTIMRDGFVVGTWNAEDLTTDLIITRMVGRDLSERFPERTNVPGDVILKAEALTSSQPNSFRDVSFELRKGEVLGVGGLVGAQRTELIESLFGLRTLRSGTISIHGSKVKINSPAAAKRHNIALLTEERRVTGIFPVLSVYENTIIASLSRYRNRIGLLDEAKGREVAREQTEKFRTKTPSVNTLIRNLSGGNQQKVLLARWLLTDPEILLLDEPTRGIDVGAKFEIYTIITELARQGKSIIMISSEMPELLGMSDRIMVMSEGRLTGIVDGAEATEQDIMRLAAQQRMA; translated from the coding sequence ATGGAATCACCTTACCTATTGGAGATGGAGGGAATATCTAAGGCATTTCCGGGTGTGCAGGCATTAAGTCAGGTTACTTTGAAAGTGAAGCCGGGAACAGTTCATGCGCTTATGGGGGAAAATGGGGCTGGTAAGTCCACCTTGATGAAATGTTTGTTTGGCATGTACCGTCCAGATGAAGGGCGCATCCGAATCGAGGGGAATGAGGTCGAGATTCCAAGCTCCAAGGCTGCACTGCAGCAGGGTATCTCGATGATTCATCAGGAATTGAACCCAGTTCCCCATCGACCGGTCATGGAGAATATCTGGCTAGGACGATTCCCCATGAGTGGATTATTCGTCAACGAGAAACGGATGTATAGCGAAACATTGACGTTATTCGAGGATCTGAATCTGGACATTGATCCGAAGGTGAATGCAGGAACACTATCTGTATCCAAAATTCAATCCATGGAAATTGCCAAGGCGGTTTCTTTTCATTCAAAAGTGATTGTTATGGATGAACCAACATCCTCCCTGACGGGCAAGGAAGTGGAGCAACTCTTCGCAATCATTAACGAACTGCGCAGCCGGGGTGTATCGATCATCTACATTTCACACAAAATGGAGGAGATTCTGACCATATCCGATGAAGTCACCATTATGCGTGACGGGTTCGTCGTTGGAACATGGAATGCAGAGGATCTAACGACAGACCTGATCATCACCCGGATGGTGGGGCGAGATCTAAGCGAACGCTTCCCTGAACGAACGAATGTACCTGGAGACGTTATCTTGAAGGCAGAGGCTCTAACATCCAGCCAGCCGAACTCTTTCCGAGATGTATCGTTTGAGCTGAGAAAAGGGGAAGTGCTCGGTGTTGGTGGACTTGTGGGGGCACAACGAACGGAGCTGATCGAGTCCTTATTCGGACTCCGTACACTTCGCTCAGGTACGATCTCCATTCATGGAAGTAAAGTGAAGATCAACTCACCTGCAGCAGCTAAACGTCACAATATTGCATTGCTGACCGAGGAACGAAGAGTGACTGGGATTTTCCCTGTGTTATCCGTGTATGAAAATACGATCATTGCTAGCCTTAGCCGGTACCGTAATCGGATTGGATTGCTTGATGAGGCCAAAGGACGAGAGGTGGCTCGTGAGCAAACAGAGAAGTTCAGAACTAAAACCCCTTCAGTTAACACCCTAATTAGAAACCTTTCAGGTGGAAATCAACAAAAGGTGCTACTTGCCCGCTGGCTTCTGACCGATCCCGAAATTTTGCTCTTGGATGAACCTACTCGTGGCATCGACGTAGGTGCCAAATTCGAGATATACACGATTATTACGGAACTGGCTCGTCAGGGCAAAAGCATCATTATGATCAGCTCAGAAATGCCTGAACTACTGGGGATGTCGGATCGCATTATGGTCATGAGTGAAGGACGGCTAACGGGGATCGTAGACGGAGCGGAAGCAACGGAGCAGGATATTATGCGACTGGCCGCGCAGCAGCGAATGGCCTAG
- the mglC gene encoding galactose/methyl galactoside ABC transporter permease MglC, with protein MNTQVVNQVKQYVAQRAIFIVLILLVIGIAIADPNFLAFSTLRDILQQSSTRAIIALGAAFILITGGVDLSAGRVVGLTAVVSASMLQIDEYANRFFPDLVQLWVAIPIFVGILAGLAVGLVNGIIVAKLHVPPFIATLGTMVAVYGLNSIYFDTEPNQSQPIGGLRPDFTVIGSGYIDLGGGYSIPFIVLIAIFVALICWVVFNKTRLGKNMYAIGGNIQAAHVSGIHVARNLVVLYAIAGALYGLGGVLEAARTGGATNNYGNMYELDAIAACVVGGVSTAGGIGTVPGVMAGVLIFGVINYGLTFIGVSPYWQLIIKGLIIVAAVAFDIRKYMAKK; from the coding sequence ATGAACACGCAGGTCGTCAATCAGGTGAAGCAATATGTAGCGCAGCGCGCGATCTTCATCGTACTCATTCTACTGGTCATTGGCATCGCGATAGCTGATCCGAATTTCCTTGCATTCTCTACTTTGCGGGATATATTACAGCAATCCTCTACGCGAGCGATCATAGCACTTGGAGCTGCTTTTATACTAATCACTGGCGGTGTCGATCTGTCCGCGGGTCGCGTCGTAGGTCTAACGGCTGTTGTCTCGGCCTCGATGTTGCAGATAGACGAATATGCCAATCGCTTCTTTCCCGATCTTGTGCAACTGTGGGTAGCGATACCGATTTTTGTGGGCATTTTAGCTGGTTTAGCTGTTGGCTTGGTCAATGGAATCATTGTTGCCAAATTGCATGTTCCTCCATTTATTGCGACATTAGGTACGATGGTTGCTGTATATGGATTGAACTCGATCTATTTCGACACCGAGCCTAACCAATCTCAACCGATCGGTGGTCTGAGACCAGATTTCACAGTCATTGGTTCAGGCTACATTGATCTCGGCGGTGGATATTCAATTCCTTTTATCGTGTTAATTGCTATTTTTGTTGCACTCATCTGCTGGGTTGTCTTCAACAAGACACGTCTCGGGAAAAATATGTATGCGATTGGCGGCAACATTCAGGCGGCACATGTATCTGGTATTCATGTCGCGCGTAATCTAGTCGTATTATATGCCATTGCGGGAGCACTGTATGGTCTAGGCGGCGTGTTGGAAGCGGCACGTACAGGCGGGGCAACGAACAATTACGGTAATATGTATGAGCTGGATGCGATTGCTGCATGTGTTGTTGGTGGGGTGTCTACAGCCGGAGGAATCGGTACGGTGCCTGGGGTTATGGCTGGTGTATTGATCTTCGGGGTCATTAACTATGGTCTGACCTTTATTGGGGTAAGTCCATACTGGCAGTTAATTATCAAAGGTTTGATCATCGTAGCAGCCGTTGCTTTTGATATTCGTAAGTATATGGCTAAAAAATAA
- a CDS encoding ATP-binding protein yields the protein MLSYTMKMIVFPLGSLLIIVSSHLLDRTSYLMLAIGSGVLFVASVLAERRYPVLRKVHWIFLGVFHYLTELNWCNMLYYMLIMSLIQNKQRVTQTLPISLFLILQYTVIRLSYVPIDTYTLLVSLFDMITAVVIIFLYHTLINSEAEKRRLREKNQFLTLHDPLTGLLNYEGYLGVIKQVVEERRSFTLILLSIQNFSGFNQEVEANWCTVIKDTGDRIRERFVDAYGISRYAGDRFAIILPEIKDVDEQMVSLLSEKLQGLQVVYSASTYPTEAASHQQLMTIAEDRLLRQQRSKWLKNEEETFRSERLRSVGELAAGMAHEIRNPLTAIRGFLQLSKGQAFNIAPWYEVIMGEVTRVTDLTAEFLQFSKPQANHMKPEQLAHCLERVMSLTESDAVSRGHRITLEMTEQPVVVNMDRDKIVQVLINLIRNAFEAMTDPGEVHIDLIHDGDRALISITDTGSGISAQTISKIFNPFYTTKEEGTGLGLALCQKIVQDHQGKIIVKSIEGSGSTFTLYFPLVA from the coding sequence TTGCTAAGTTACACGATGAAAATGATTGTTTTTCCACTGGGAAGCCTGTTGATCATTGTATCCTCTCATCTACTGGATCGTACCTCTTATCTGATGTTAGCCATAGGCTCAGGTGTGCTATTTGTAGCGAGTGTCCTGGCCGAGAGACGTTATCCTGTTTTGAGAAAGGTACACTGGATCTTCCTCGGGGTATTTCATTATTTAACAGAGCTGAACTGGTGCAATATGCTGTATTACATGCTCATTATGTCTCTAATTCAAAATAAACAGCGTGTAACACAGACATTACCCATTTCCCTCTTTCTCATTTTGCAATACACTGTCATTCGGCTCTCGTATGTGCCAATTGATACGTATACGTTACTGGTATCTTTGTTTGACATGATTACAGCAGTTGTCATCATCTTTTTGTACCATACCTTAATCAATAGTGAAGCTGAGAAGCGCAGGCTTAGGGAGAAAAATCAATTCTTAACCCTCCATGATCCGTTAACGGGGTTACTGAATTATGAAGGCTATTTGGGAGTGATCAAACAAGTCGTGGAGGAGCGTCGTTCCTTTACGTTGATTCTTCTAAGCATTCAGAACTTCAGCGGCTTTAACCAGGAAGTCGAAGCGAACTGGTGTACAGTGATCAAAGACACAGGAGATCGCATACGGGAACGCTTTGTAGATGCCTACGGTATATCTCGTTATGCAGGTGATCGATTTGCGATTATACTTCCGGAAATAAAGGATGTGGATGAACAAATGGTGTCGCTATTGTCCGAGAAATTACAGGGTTTACAAGTGGTATACAGCGCATCAACATACCCCACAGAAGCCGCGTCACATCAGCAATTAATGACGATCGCTGAAGACCGACTACTCCGGCAACAACGTAGCAAATGGCTCAAAAATGAAGAAGAGACTTTCCGTTCCGAAAGGTTGCGATCGGTCGGTGAACTGGCTGCAGGCATGGCACATGAAATTCGTAACCCACTGACAGCTATCCGTGGCTTCTTACAGCTATCTAAAGGACAAGCATTCAATATTGCTCCATGGTATGAAGTAATCATGGGAGAAGTGACCCGGGTGACGGATCTCACCGCTGAATTTCTGCAATTTTCTAAACCGCAGGCGAATCATATGAAACCAGAACAGCTGGCTCATTGTTTGGAGCGGGTGATGTCACTAACCGAATCAGATGCTGTATCACGCGGACATCGAATCACGCTTGAGATGACGGAGCAGCCTGTGGTTGTGAACATGGATCGGGACAAAATCGTACAGGTGTTGATTAACCTGATACGTAATGCGTTTGAAGCGATGACTGATCCGGGAGAGGTACATATCGATCTTATACATGATGGAGATCGAGCGCTCATCTCGATTACGGATACAGGGAGCGGTATTTCAGCACAGACGATCTCCAAAATATTTAACCCATTCTATACGACGAAGGAAGAAGGAACAGGGCTGGGTTTAGCTCTATGTCAGAAAATTGTGCAGGATCATCAAGGGAAAATTATTGTAAAAAGCATAGAGGGAAGCGGTTCGACATTTACGTTATACTTCCCGCTCGTTGCTTGA